The Lewinella sp. 4G2 nucleotide sequence GTGCGTTTGGCCTGGGTGAAACGTGGGTCAGCTTTGACCTTGGCTTCCAGCGTGGGGCGCACCTCATCGAGGCTGAGTTGTGGCTTCCGGCTGATCCGGCGAATGAGGTGGTAGCCGGCCTTGGTTTCCACGACGTCGCTTACCTGTCCGTCACGGCTCAGGGAGAAGGCGGCGGCTTCGAAAGCAGGGTCGTAAAAGTTGATGCCGAAGTACCCGAGGTAGCCGGCGTTGTCCTTGCTCTGGCTGTCTTCGGAGTAGTCCTTGGCCACCTTGCCAAAATCCTCGCCGGCTTTCAGTTTAGCCTGGGCTTCGGTGATCTTCGCCGGAACACCAGTGTTCGTTGCTCCTTCCTGTTTGCGGACGAGGATGTGGCCAACTTCCATTTCCCCGTAGGCCTTACGCTCGGAGTGTTTGATGGCCAGGTGGTAGCCACCCTGAGTTTGAACTGGGCCTATTACCTGACCGGTCTTCGCACCGTATAGGGCCCGCTCCAGTGCGTAGAGCCCCCGGGGGAGGGGAGCGCTTACGAAACCGATGCGGCCGCCCTTGTCTTTACTGTACTTATCGTCGCTGTATTCCTTGGCCATGACGCCAAAGTTGCCGGCGGTGACGGAAGGTTTCAGGTCCGCCACTTTCCGGTACAGGGCCAGAGTATCCTCCGGGGTAGGATTTCCTTTGAAGGCGAAGAAGATGTGGGAGAATTCCACGTCCTTCTTTTGGTGCTCGTAGAGCTCCTCAACGAGCTTGTCGGTTACCTGACGGTCCACGATGTAGTTGTCGGCCAGTTGGCGGCGGTAGCCTTCGAGCTCGCGTTGGAGGTCAGCGACCGTATCAAGGCCCATGTCGTGGGCGCGGGCCACCTTGAGCTTGAAGCGCTCGTAGAGGTCCAGGTATTCCATGACGCTGGCCTTGCTGAAATCAGCCTCTTCTTGGTTGCTCTTAGCGTAGATGTACTTGAACTCGCCGGCCGTAACTTCCTTTCCGTCAACGGTAAAGAGAATGTCAGTGTCGGCTTGGGCAAATAGGGGAGTGGCCACCGCTGCGACGAGCAGGGTGAAAAGTAATTGAGTAAGGGGCTTCATACGGAGCGAAAAGTTCATTCAGGGGGCTAGTCCGGCAGCGTAGCCGGGCGATAGTCAATTATGCGCAAAACTAACACTTTCGGGGGGCTTGATATTGTTTTCGGGCAGCACTGGTTTGGCTGTTACCCCACGGTAGAGTGGGAGATGGGCCATCTATTGATGGGGTATCGTCGTCCTAGCGTTCCATCTTTTATTTGGCGCGATCCATGGGGCTAGATGTATCCTCCGTGCTGCACACTGTCCTTTCCCTGGCACCCGCGGCAGCGCCCCGTAAAAAGTCTCGCACGTAAGGAAGATTGCCAAGATTTCTTAAGGATCTCAAAAAGGCCACGTGGGGGAGGTTAAACTGATTTTAAACGGCGGCTAATGCTGGGTGGCCCGCGGTAAAGGACGGAAATTAGGGAGACTTAAATACCTAGCCATGCAACGATTACCCCTATTTCTCCTGCCCCTCATTTTACTGCTTACGGGATGTTCCATTCAGGACCAGGTCGCCAACCGCGAAGAGCGACTCGTCGGTACCTGGATTATCGACAAAGCTGTATTCGATGAGGACGGCGCCCTTTTTAACGACAACATCACGGACGAATTCATTGGCGACGAGATGACCTTTTACCCCGATGGCACCGTCGAATACGTGACCAACAGCGGCCGCTATTTCTCCG carries:
- a CDS encoding peptidylprolyl isomerase, whose amino-acid sequence is MKPLTQLLFTLLVAAVATPLFAQADTDILFTVDGKEVTAGEFKYIYAKSNQEEADFSKASVMEYLDLYERFKLKVARAHDMGLDTVADLQRELEGYRRQLADNYIVDRQVTDKLVEELYEHQKKDVEFSHIFFAFKGNPTPEDTLALYRKVADLKPSVTAGNFGVMAKEYSDDKYSKDKGGRIGFVSAPLPRGLYALERALYGAKTGQVIGPVQTQGGYHLAIKHSERKAYGEMEVGHILVRKQEGATNTGVPAKITEAQAKLKAGEDFGKVAKDYSEDSQSKDNAGYLGYFGINFYDPAFEAAAFSLSRDGQVSDVVETKAGYHLIRRISRKPQLSLDEVRPTLEAKVKADPRFTQAKRTLLKRTRAEAKLEEDAAAFRAFTTSLDPVKFASARWQPEEVTNNAVLYKMQGGQTATVADFQQYLLRNNRQRISLARNQGATPTTVATKLYNDWIDEELVRYAESRLELDYPEFAALMREYREGILLFEATKMEVWDKASEDTVGLLAFYEANRGDYNWKPRAEVTRYTVDTKSGVDVNEVMTMAKNSAPAKVQYRFGKDKVTTETDRYEYDRLDQMENLKPEVGSVSVMKNDLREGVATFYKVEKLLPTAPKKLDEARGYVIADYQDELERRWVAELRDAYPVKINKKVLNKIIR